The following are encoded together in the Actinoplanes sp. N902-109 genome:
- a CDS encoding phage major capsid protein, with protein sequence MPYNNLISRSSAQAQIPEQVSNELIGSLANEAMALQMFRTIRMSTNQTRLPILAALPTAYFVNGDTGLKQTTQVDWSNKYINVEELAAIVPIPEAVLDDASFDVWGNIMPLLRDAIARALDAAIVFGTNKPASWPNALAVDAATAGNVINRSVGTARTDKAGIAGYFSDAYAMLEADGYDATGIIASTVYKGLLRNVRDANGQLIADPTYGVGIRYPMRGLWPTPATGAVEAIAGDFSQGILGIRQDITYKILDQAVIQDNSGVIQYNLAQQDMVALRVVFRCGFQIANTLNYDNTNASTRYPFVVMKQAA encoded by the coding sequence ATGCCCTACAACAACCTGATCAGCCGGTCCAGTGCGCAGGCGCAGATCCCCGAGCAGGTCAGCAACGAGCTCATCGGCAGCCTGGCGAACGAGGCCATGGCGCTGCAGATGTTCCGGACCATCCGGATGTCGACCAACCAGACCCGCCTGCCGATCCTGGCCGCACTGCCGACGGCGTACTTCGTCAACGGCGACACCGGGCTCAAGCAGACCACCCAGGTCGACTGGTCGAACAAGTACATCAACGTCGAGGAACTCGCGGCGATCGTCCCGATCCCGGAGGCGGTCCTCGACGACGCCAGCTTCGACGTGTGGGGCAACATCATGCCCCTGCTGCGCGACGCGATCGCGCGGGCGCTCGACGCGGCGATCGTGTTCGGCACCAACAAGCCGGCGTCCTGGCCGAACGCCCTCGCGGTCGACGCGGCCACCGCAGGCAACGTCATCAACCGCTCGGTAGGCACGGCACGCACCGACAAGGCCGGCATCGCCGGCTACTTCTCCGACGCCTACGCGATGCTCGAGGCCGACGGCTACGACGCCACCGGCATCATCGCCAGCACGGTCTACAAGGGCCTGCTGCGCAACGTGCGCGACGCCAACGGTCAGCTGATCGCCGACCCGACCTACGGCGTCGGCATCCGCTACCCGATGCGTGGCCTGTGGCCGACCCCGGCCACCGGCGCGGTCGAGGCAATCGCGGGCGACTTCAGCCAGGGCATCCTCGGAATCCGCCAGGACATCACCTACAAGATCCTGGACCAGGCGGTCATCCAGGACAACAGCGGCGTGATCCAGTACAACCTGGCCCAGCAGGACATGGTCGCGCTGCGTGTCGTCTTCCGCTGCGGCTTCCAGATCGCCAACACCCTGAACTACGACAACACGAACGCCAGCACCCGCTACCCGTTCGTCGTCATGAAGCAGGCCGCGTAA
- a CDS encoding SGNH/GDSL hydrolase family protein, with product MATYSQAGTYSGTPSGAPVGVSLRVVDATGSDAVLYTDIYKRKTVGPIVRANPAGVVTFFADPGTYTVQWTGGSTTVAVTGGVVDTSAPSSSGSGSSTTATVVSTALAPICGAYHSATEVSDGVVTGVNTMVRFQLPPTQFGALRLRFTNSRAASTSESDGPFPVTIKASVGYTANGTWVPVRLNGSSTFTIEGGADVQTDPVSIFPTAGMQYLYVKTFASVTAGQTWYPQSPEGVKGTDWWCSQSNGETDLTLSTATFNATSGNMPFAPSAVVDEYSPRTRPSVALVGDSIMAGINDTNLGFGIRALRGVMPYQRTAVSGSTVFHFTNPLNSRRRLNMMRGCNLFIEEYGTNDLVALSRTAAQIQADRLYIWQVLVARGMRGGYATTLIPRTTSTDSWATTANQTPLTSGSNPEANRVAINDWIRDGAPLDPITRAVAATGTSGALRAGATGHPLLGYFEVADTVETARNSGLWKVNGTANYLTNDGIHPTAAGNILMAPAIVTATLTAAAAA from the coding sequence GTGGCGACCTATTCGCAGGCCGGAACGTATTCCGGCACCCCCTCCGGCGCCCCGGTAGGCGTGTCCCTGCGCGTGGTCGACGCCACGGGCTCCGACGCGGTGCTCTACACCGACATCTACAAGCGCAAGACGGTCGGACCGATCGTGCGCGCCAACCCTGCCGGTGTGGTTACCTTCTTCGCCGACCCCGGCACGTACACGGTCCAGTGGACCGGCGGTTCGACCACCGTCGCGGTCACCGGCGGCGTCGTCGACACGAGCGCGCCGAGCAGTAGCGGATCCGGCTCGAGCACGACCGCCACCGTGGTCAGCACGGCTCTCGCCCCCATTTGTGGCGCCTACCACTCGGCGACCGAGGTCAGCGACGGCGTCGTCACCGGCGTCAACACGATGGTCCGGTTCCAGCTGCCCCCGACGCAGTTCGGGGCGCTGCGCCTGCGCTTCACCAACAGCAGGGCAGCCTCGACGTCGGAGAGCGACGGCCCGTTCCCGGTCACCATCAAGGCATCGGTGGGCTACACCGCGAACGGCACCTGGGTCCCCGTACGGCTCAACGGCTCCTCGACCTTCACCATCGAGGGCGGCGCCGACGTGCAGACCGACCCGGTCAGCATCTTCCCGACAGCCGGCATGCAATACCTGTACGTGAAGACCTTCGCCAGCGTCACCGCAGGTCAGACCTGGTACCCGCAGTCGCCGGAAGGCGTCAAGGGCACAGACTGGTGGTGCAGCCAGAGCAACGGTGAGACCGACCTGACCCTGTCCACCGCGACGTTCAATGCGACCAGCGGCAACATGCCGTTCGCGCCGTCGGCCGTGGTCGACGAGTACTCCCCGCGGACCCGTCCCTCGGTGGCCCTGGTGGGCGACTCGATCATGGCCGGGATCAACGACACCAACCTGGGCTTCGGGATCCGCGCGCTCCGCGGCGTCATGCCCTACCAGCGCACTGCGGTCAGCGGGTCAACGGTCTTCCACTTCACGAACCCCTTGAATAGCCGACGCCGGCTCAACATGATGCGCGGATGCAACCTGTTCATCGAGGAGTACGGGACCAACGACCTGGTGGCCCTGAGCCGCACCGCCGCCCAGATCCAGGCCGACCGGCTCTACATCTGGCAGGTGCTGGTCGCCCGCGGCATGCGCGGTGGTTACGCCACCACCCTGATCCCGCGCACCACCTCGACCGACAGCTGGGCGACCACCGCCAACCAGACGCCGTTGACCTCAGGTTCTAACCCGGAAGCCAACCGGGTTGCGATCAACGACTGGATCCGTGACGGCGCTCCGCTGGACCCGATAACGAGAGCCGTCGCCGCGACCGGCACGTCCGGTGCTCTGCGCGCCGGGGCGACCGGACACCCCCTGCTCGGCTACTTCGAGGTCGCCGACACCGTCGAGACCGCACGCAACTCCGGCCTGTGGAAGGTCAATGGGACGGCGAACTACCTGACCAACGACGGCATTCACCCGACCGCCGCCGGCAACATTTTGATGGCCCCGGCCATCGTCACCGCGACGCTGACCGCCGCAGCCGCCGCCTGA
- a CDS encoding DUF6093 family protein has product MPRDLILAQGRRAAEAGMTDACRIQRRTGSTVDDFSGAEIPTYDVVYEGKCRLQQRGGQAEEEDAGEAHILLQQAELQLPVLVDGQATQVDVDDEVTITAAAHDPALVGQLYRVQDIPVRSEATARRVQLRRHTS; this is encoded by the coding sequence ATGCCGCGGGACCTGATCCTGGCCCAGGGCCGCCGGGCCGCCGAGGCGGGCATGACCGATGCCTGCCGTATCCAGCGGCGCACCGGCAGCACGGTCGACGACTTCTCCGGCGCCGAAATCCCGACCTACGACGTGGTCTACGAGGGCAAGTGCCGCCTGCAGCAGCGCGGTGGCCAGGCCGAGGAAGAGGACGCCGGCGAGGCGCACATCCTGCTGCAGCAGGCCGAACTGCAACTGCCGGTGCTGGTGGACGGCCAGGCCACCCAGGTCGACGTGGACGACGAGGTGACCATTACCGCCGCAGCCCACGACCCGGCGCTGGTCGGCCAGCTCTACCGGGTACAGGACATCCCGGTCCGCTCCGAGGCGACCGCACGGCGAGTGCAACTGCGGAGGCACACCTCATGA
- a CDS encoding DUF3168 domain-containing protein — MSGQDHAAAILAKLDADDASPPLVVLDGFVPTGTLPPYVVVYFDYDAPPAETDSQASNLVMASLRRDVLAYCHSVATTARGARAVAARAEAALLDQVLTVPGRTCWPIRRTEGQPARRDETTGTAIFDVVDVYRLSSTPA; from the coding sequence ATGAGCGGGCAGGACCACGCCGCGGCCATCCTCGCCAAGCTCGACGCCGACGACGCCAGCCCACCCCTGGTCGTGCTCGACGGCTTCGTCCCAACCGGCACCCTGCCGCCGTACGTGGTCGTCTACTTCGACTACGACGCCCCGCCGGCCGAAACCGACTCCCAGGCCTCGAACCTGGTCATGGCGTCGCTACGCCGTGACGTGCTGGCGTACTGCCACAGCGTGGCCACCACCGCCCGCGGTGCCCGCGCCGTCGCGGCCCGCGCGGAGGCAGCCCTACTCGACCAGGTCCTCACCGTGCCCGGCCGCACCTGCTGGCCGATCCGGCGCACCGAGGGCCAGCCGGCTCGCCGCGACGAGACCACCGGTACGGCCATCTTCGACGTGGTCGACGTCTACCGGCTGTCCTCCACCCCCGCCTGA
- a CDS encoding phage tail tape measure protein, with protein MALRTIGIKLTADISQYTANMRRAEQTTQGFHSKLSQAASSGKLDAIADRAGVMGLAVGGGFAMAVKSAADFDKQMSSVRAATHASAGDMDQLRQAAIKAGADTQYSATEAGKGIEELSKAGVATSDILGGGLNGALSLAAAGELDVGEAAETAASAMTQFKLKGNQVPHVADLLAAAAGKAQGSVHDMGAALNQTGLVAAQTGLTIEETTGGLAAFASAGLTGSDAGTSFKQMLLMLQAPSDKTKGLMDELGISLYDQSGKFIGLTKFAGQLQEKLRDLTPEARAAAMAQIFGADATRAASILYENGAKGIQEWIDKTNDAGYASETAAMKTDNLAGDIERLKGSLDTLLIQSGSGASGGLRVITQTLNTMVDQFGKLPPGISQTITVLGGLTAAVLLGGAAWVKARSAIGTTIAELNAVGPAGARAATALRASAKGATIAAVAFIGLEAVGAVFDKLGASAVNVDKLTDSLQNYASTGKLSGEVVDRFGAGFKDFGKAADAADAANHGFWGGFNDALSSIPGINSAIDSVNESIYGMSFNQAKEDMDGLDQSFTQFIGTQKDAKVAGDLWNQMLSNSSLSTEQLAALLPNAWKALQELQKNAHAGAGAQKDLAGATGGTTEKTKEYATAADAAAAAANGQREALSDLASKMKAETDPVFGLLNAQRELKKAQDAAAAAIKKNGRNSAEAKEATQKLAEAAIELQNKTGALSQSFDGKLSPSLRATFKAAGLTDKQIRTIEGSFQDARKSAEKYDDKYAAQVSAPGAPKAKTQLDAAHTAASKYAGKYTAQVVVAGDAAAYKKMEKLLVAQQAAKKGISISAAQSAFNKNAYATGGWTGPGAMYDPAGIVHADEYVIKKPSRRKFEQQHPGVLDHINTLGELPPGYATGGRVWPFRVDASHTKVMSMAEALSKVIAAAPSGGMTYKWILDVVGKAFPGLGAISTYRPGAITLTGHRSYHADGRAVDFPPSKALAEWVNAHYFRQTKELITPWNSLNIKNGARHRYTGAVWNQHNFAGGNAHDHWAMANGGLINEPIVGVGASGRTYSFGEYGPERVTPGMGTWQSQGGGAGMTVQNSYQISVQVPATANQAEVGRAVVGAIQAYEQRSGASWRKP; from the coding sequence ATGGCCTTGCGCACCATCGGCATCAAGCTCACCGCCGACATCAGCCAGTACACCGCCAACATGCGCCGGGCCGAACAGACCACCCAGGGCTTCCACAGCAAGCTGAGCCAGGCGGCCTCGTCGGGCAAGCTCGACGCGATCGCCGACCGCGCCGGCGTGATGGGGCTGGCCGTCGGCGGCGGCTTCGCCATGGCGGTCAAGAGTGCGGCCGACTTCGACAAGCAGATGTCCTCGGTCCGCGCCGCCACGCACGCCAGCGCGGGCGACATGGACCAGCTGCGCCAGGCCGCCATCAAGGCGGGCGCCGACACGCAGTACTCGGCCACCGAAGCAGGTAAGGGCATCGAGGAGCTGTCCAAGGCAGGCGTCGCCACCTCGGACATCCTGGGCGGCGGTCTCAACGGCGCCTTGTCGCTGGCCGCCGCGGGTGAACTGGACGTCGGCGAGGCAGCCGAGACCGCGGCCAGCGCGATGACGCAGTTCAAGCTCAAGGGCAACCAGGTCCCCCACGTCGCGGACCTGCTCGCCGCGGCGGCCGGCAAGGCCCAGGGGTCCGTGCACGACATGGGTGCTGCGCTCAACCAGACCGGCCTGGTCGCCGCGCAGACCGGTCTGACGATCGAGGAGACCACCGGCGGCCTGGCCGCGTTCGCCAGCGCAGGACTGACCGGCTCGGACGCGGGCACCAGCTTCAAGCAGATGCTGCTCATGCTCCAGGCGCCCTCGGACAAGACCAAGGGCCTGATGGATGAGCTCGGCATCTCGCTCTACGACCAGTCCGGCAAGTTCATCGGCCTGACCAAGTTCGCCGGTCAGCTGCAGGAGAAGCTGCGCGACCTCACGCCCGAGGCCCGCGCTGCGGCCATGGCGCAGATCTTCGGTGCCGATGCCACCCGCGCCGCGTCGATCCTGTACGAGAACGGCGCCAAGGGCATCCAGGAGTGGATCGACAAGACCAACGACGCGGGCTATGCGAGCGAGACCGCCGCGATGAAGACCGACAACTTGGCTGGTGACATCGAGCGGCTCAAGGGCTCGCTGGACACCCTGCTGATCCAGTCCGGCTCCGGTGCCAGCGGCGGACTGCGCGTCATCACCCAGACGCTGAACACCATGGTCGACCAGTTCGGCAAGCTCCCGCCTGGAATCTCGCAGACGATCACGGTGCTCGGTGGGCTGACCGCCGCGGTGCTGCTCGGCGGCGCAGCGTGGGTCAAGGCCCGCTCGGCCATCGGCACCACCATCGCCGAGCTCAACGCCGTCGGCCCGGCCGGCGCCCGCGCCGCGACCGCCCTGCGGGCCTCCGCCAAGGGCGCCACCATCGCCGCTGTGGCGTTCATCGGCCTCGAGGCTGTGGGCGCCGTCTTCGACAAGCTCGGCGCCTCGGCGGTCAACGTCGACAAGCTGACCGACTCCCTGCAGAACTACGCCAGCACCGGCAAGCTCAGCGGCGAGGTCGTCGACCGCTTCGGTGCCGGGTTCAAGGACTTCGGCAAGGCCGCAGACGCCGCAGACGCCGCGAACCACGGCTTCTGGGGCGGCTTCAACGACGCCCTCAGCTCCATCCCCGGCATCAACTCCGCGATCGACTCGGTGAACGAATCGATCTATGGCATGAGCTTCAACCAGGCCAAGGAGGACATGGACGGCCTGGACCAGTCGTTCACGCAGTTCATCGGCACGCAGAAGGACGCCAAGGTCGCCGGGGACCTGTGGAACCAGATGCTCTCGAACTCTTCGCTGAGCACCGAGCAGCTGGCCGCGCTGCTGCCCAATGCGTGGAAAGCCCTGCAGGAATTGCAGAAGAACGCCCACGCCGGCGCCGGCGCCCAGAAGGATCTGGCCGGGGCGACCGGAGGCACCACCGAGAAGACCAAGGAGTACGCCACGGCGGCCGACGCCGCCGCGGCCGCCGCGAACGGCCAGCGCGAGGCCCTCAGCGACCTGGCCTCCAAAATGAAGGCCGAGACGGACCCGGTGTTCGGGCTGCTCAACGCCCAGCGTGAGCTGAAGAAGGCCCAGGACGCCGCTGCCGCCGCGATCAAGAAGAACGGTCGCAACAGCGCCGAGGCCAAGGAGGCCACACAGAAGCTGGCCGAGGCGGCCATCGAGCTGCAGAACAAGACCGGCGCGCTGAGCCAGTCCTTCGACGGCAAACTGTCGCCCAGCCTGCGTGCAACGTTCAAGGCGGCCGGACTGACCGACAAGCAGATCAGGACGATCGAGGGCAGCTTCCAGGACGCCCGCAAGTCGGCGGAGAAGTACGACGACAAGTACGCCGCGCAGGTTTCGGCGCCGGGGGCGCCGAAGGCCAAGACGCAGCTCGACGCCGCGCACACAGCGGCCTCGAAGTACGCGGGCAAGTACACCGCGCAGGTCGTCGTGGCCGGCGACGCCGCGGCTTACAAGAAGATGGAGAAGCTGCTCGTCGCCCAGCAGGCCGCCAAGAAGGGCATCAGCATCTCGGCGGCGCAGTCGGCGTTCAACAAGAACGCCTACGCCACCGGCGGCTGGACCGGCCCGGGCGCCATGTATGACCCGGCCGGTATCGTCCACGCCGACGAGTACGTGATCAAAAAGCCATCGCGGCGCAAGTTCGAGCAGCAGCACCCGGGCGTGCTCGACCACATCAACACCCTGGGCGAGCTGCCGCCGGGCTACGCGACCGGTGGCCGGGTCTGGCCTTTCCGGGTGGACGCCTCGCACACCAAGGTCATGAGCATGGCGGAGGCCCTGTCGAAGGTGATCGCGGCGGCCCCGTCCGGCGGGATGACGTACAAGTGGATCCTCGACGTCGTCGGCAAGGCCTTCCCCGGGCTGGGCGCGATCAGCACCTACCGACCCGGCGCAATCACCCTGACCGGCCACCGCTCGTACCACGCGGACGGCAGGGCGGTGGACTTCCCGCCGTCAAAGGCTCTGGCGGAGTGGGTGAACGCGCACTACTTCCGCCAGACCAAGGAACTGATCACCCCCTGGAACAGCCTGAACATCAAGAACGGGGCGCGGCACCGCTACACCGGCGCGGTGTGGAACCAGCACAACTTCGCCGGCGGCAACGCCCACGACCACTGGGCCATGGCCAACGGCGGGCTCATCAACGAACCGATCGTCGGTGTCGGCGCGTCCGGCCGGACGTATTCATTCGGTGAGTACGGCCCGGAACGGGTCACGCCAGGCATGGGGACCTGGCAGTCGCAGGGCGGTGGCGCGGGCATGACCGTGCAGAACAGCTACCAGATCAGCGTGCAGGTGCCCGCCACCGCCAACCAGGCCGAGGTCGGCCGGGCTGTCGTCGGCGCGATCCAGGCGTACGAGCAGCGCTCCGGGGCGAGCTGGAGGAAGCCGTGA
- a CDS encoding LamG-like jellyroll fold domain-containing protein, whose product MTDLALPGVPQVLIDVGFTGPSLGAGLVLGDSARGILGTGTLAGDSNAWVDVSAWVRSWSCRRGASTGNDPLPRYEAGTATIELNNADRRFDPLNLAGPYVVAGESQVAPMVRVRIRAVWNGITYPLFFGYADQWQINYQGQSWSTVVLTATDATKIFASYDRSAQSVAVGDGELSGARINRILDLAAWPAEDRAVAAGDTAVQATTHDGNTLSELQLVQDTEMGDLYLDPRGKVVFRSRHSILTEPRSSTSQATFGDNGDPATELPYADVTVDTDDNGMVNLVSITRAGADTEVTAQDAASRQRYLTKSYVRTDLLLRTQAEALSYAHRVLYQASKPSVRFARLTLINPAVGLENRLWPVMLIRELADRITVIRRPPGGGMLQRDVIVRGIEHSSDGATWTTALTLQDARKYDYFIVGDPVFGVLGANAIGPGAGDADQPANADPAYNALVLADAPEAYWTLDGTTGGLVDQTGHGHDATNHGAVPGDFITGGAFAFDGVGAYIQVPNSTAFSPVTNAITLEAWMAPDNLTPPTLQGGGDYAHWMGKDAADGVNSEYIARMYREHPIIAVNPPRNNRISGYSFNLAATPDNPRHLGAGSYFQDVLTVGQFLHYALVINPITGLVKVYRDGQLRDSDPLSGYNIVPQHGAAPLRFGTASLESFLQGRIARAAIYTYELSRAQIAAHYRQVVPAPPGTAQFVRHTGDAAARGSGTRLRITIGTNGVPAGSTLLADAGHSFTAAGPTMFDSRGNAWERVRSGADAGSTIRASQFRCSVQVALQAGDQIELRTPAATVARTLTVDEYSGLTFEPAHAQNSGSATSATPGASLILTTTQADTLVRGGLTIGGPGTDTYTADSLHDLTDRTRIGTATGDGNDVTVASASGNATTSGQQRWQPTISPSRPWVEIAVAYATGTPTWTPPPQGTAVKVADLAAVQSTATAATFAINLPGDEGVPVGHTLIATINAAYTAAAPSITDTAGNTWTVDRTAAITGNVGRTAILSCQITQPLLPGDTISFTWPAAISRKAVVLQQFSGLLAPITVDAQTGATAATGSPSQTLITATDNTLAIAAIGIAGPSTAAYDGDISWVPDPAAGTSTGSSDQTLFTSHKQIATAGGTTFAPALDGSYAFASLLVAYRAA is encoded by the coding sequence GTGACCGACCTCGCGCTGCCCGGCGTGCCGCAGGTCCTGATCGACGTCGGCTTCACCGGCCCGTCGCTCGGCGCCGGACTCGTCCTGGGCGACAGCGCCCGTGGCATCCTCGGCACCGGCACGCTCGCCGGTGACAGCAACGCCTGGGTCGACGTGTCGGCCTGGGTGCGGTCCTGGTCGTGCCGGCGCGGCGCCAGCACCGGCAACGACCCCCTGCCGCGCTACGAGGCCGGGACCGCCACGATCGAGCTGAACAACGCCGACCGCCGCTTCGACCCGCTCAACCTGGCCGGGCCGTACGTGGTGGCCGGCGAGTCCCAGGTAGCGCCCATGGTGCGCGTGCGCATCCGGGCGGTGTGGAACGGCATCACCTACCCGCTGTTCTTCGGCTACGCCGACCAGTGGCAGATCAACTACCAGGGCCAGTCCTGGTCCACCGTCGTGCTCACCGCCACCGACGCCACCAAGATCTTCGCGTCCTACGACCGGAGCGCGCAGAGCGTGGCCGTGGGCGACGGCGAGCTGTCCGGTGCCCGCATCAACCGCATCCTCGACCTGGCCGCCTGGCCCGCTGAGGACCGGGCCGTCGCCGCCGGGGACACCGCAGTGCAGGCCACCACCCACGACGGCAACACCCTGTCGGAGCTGCAGCTGGTCCAGGACACCGAGATGGGCGACCTGTACCTCGACCCGCGCGGCAAGGTTGTGTTCCGCAGCCGGCACTCCATCCTCACCGAGCCACGCTCGTCCACCAGCCAGGCCACGTTCGGCGACAACGGCGACCCGGCAACCGAGCTGCCCTACGCCGACGTCACCGTCGACACCGACGACAACGGCATGGTCAACCTGGTGTCGATCACCCGGGCCGGAGCCGACACCGAGGTCACCGCCCAGGACGCGGCGTCGCGGCAGCGCTACCTGACCAAGAGCTACGTGCGCACCGACCTGCTGCTGCGTACCCAGGCCGAGGCCCTGTCGTACGCCCACCGGGTGCTGTACCAGGCGTCCAAGCCCAGCGTGCGGTTCGCCCGGCTCACCCTGATCAACCCGGCCGTCGGGCTGGAGAACCGGCTCTGGCCGGTCATGCTGATCCGCGAGCTCGCCGACCGCATCACCGTCATCCGCCGGCCGCCCGGCGGTGGCATGCTGCAGCGTGACGTCATCGTGCGGGGCATCGAGCACAGCTCCGACGGCGCCACCTGGACCACCGCCCTGACGCTGCAGGACGCCCGCAAGTACGATTACTTCATCGTCGGCGACCCGGTGTTCGGGGTGCTCGGCGCGAACGCCATCGGGCCCGGTGCCGGTGATGCCGACCAGCCCGCCAACGCCGACCCCGCCTACAACGCCCTGGTGCTGGCCGACGCTCCCGAGGCGTACTGGACCCTCGACGGCACCACCGGCGGTCTGGTCGACCAGACCGGCCACGGCCACGACGCCACCAACCACGGCGCCGTCCCGGGCGACTTCATCACCGGCGGCGCGTTCGCCTTCGACGGCGTGGGCGCCTACATCCAGGTGCCCAACTCCACCGCGTTCTCCCCGGTCACCAACGCGATCACCCTCGAAGCGTGGATGGCACCGGACAACCTCACCCCGCCGACACTGCAGGGCGGCGGTGACTACGCACACTGGATGGGCAAGGACGCCGCCGACGGCGTGAACTCGGAGTACATCGCCCGGATGTACCGGGAGCACCCGATCATCGCGGTCAACCCGCCGCGCAACAACCGCATCTCCGGCTACAGCTTCAACCTGGCGGCAACCCCCGACAATCCACGGCACCTGGGCGCCGGCTCGTACTTCCAGGACGTGCTCACCGTCGGGCAGTTCCTGCACTACGCGCTGGTCATCAACCCGATCACCGGTCTGGTGAAGGTCTACCGCGACGGGCAGCTGCGCGACTCCGATCCGCTGTCGGGCTACAACATCGTCCCGCAGCACGGCGCCGCGCCGCTGCGCTTCGGCACCGCCTCGCTGGAGTCATTCCTGCAAGGACGCATCGCCCGCGCCGCGATCTACACCTACGAGCTGAGCCGGGCCCAGATCGCCGCGCACTACCGGCAGGTCGTGCCGGCGCCGCCCGGGACCGCGCAGTTCGTGCGCCACACCGGCGACGCCGCGGCCCGCGGTTCCGGCACCCGGCTGCGCATCACCATCGGGACCAACGGGGTGCCCGCCGGGTCCACGCTGCTTGCCGACGCCGGGCACAGCTTCACCGCGGCCGGGCCCACCATGTTCGACTCGCGGGGCAACGCCTGGGAGCGGGTCCGCTCCGGCGCGGACGCCGGCAGCACCATCCGCGCCTCGCAGTTCCGCTGCTCGGTGCAGGTCGCGCTGCAGGCCGGGGACCAGATCGAGCTGCGCACCCCGGCCGCCACCGTGGCCCGCACGCTGACCGTGGACGAGTACTCCGGGCTGACCTTCGAGCCTGCGCACGCCCAGAACTCCGGCTCCGCGACGTCGGCGACGCCGGGGGCGTCGCTGATCCTGACCACCACCCAGGCCGACACCCTGGTCCGCGGTGGCCTGACCATCGGCGGGCCGGGCACCGACACGTACACCGCCGACAGCCTGCACGACCTGACCGACCGCACCCGGATCGGCACCGCCACCGGCGACGGCAACGACGTCACCGTGGCCTCGGCCTCCGGTAACGCAACCACCTCCGGCCAGCAGCGATGGCAGCCCACGATCAGCCCGTCACGGCCCTGGGTGGAGATCGCCGTGGCCTACGCCACCGGCACGCCCACCTGGACCCCGCCGCCGCAGGGCACCGCCGTCAAGGTCGCCGACCTGGCCGCCGTGCAGTCCACCGCCACCGCAGCCACGTTCGCCATCAACCTGCCGGGAGACGAGGGGGTGCCGGTCGGGCACACCCTGATCGCAACAATCAACGCGGCCTACACCGCTGCCGCCCCGTCGATCACCGACACCGCCGGCAACACCTGGACGGTGGACCGCACCGCCGCAATCACCGGCAACGTGGGGCGCACCGCGATCCTGTCCTGCCAGATCACGCAGCCGCTGCTGCCCGGCGACACCATCAGCTTCACCTGGCCGGCGGCGATCAGCCGCAAGGCCGTCGTACTGCAGCAGTTCTCCGGGCTGCTGGCCCCCATCACCGTCGACGCGCAGACCGGCGCCACCGCGGCAACCGGCAGCCCCAGCCAGACGCTGATCACCGCCACGGACAACACCCTGGCCATCGCCGCGATCGGTATCGCCGGGCCGTCCACAGCGGCCTACGACGGCGACATCTCCTGGGTGCCGGACCCGGCGGCCGGGACCTCCACCGGCAGCAGCGACCAGACCCTGTTCACCAGCCACAAACAGATCGCCACCGCCGGTGGCACCACCTTCGCGCCCGCGCTGGACGGCAGCTACGCCTTCGCCAGCCTGCTGGTCGCCTACCGGGCCGCCTAG